A single genomic interval of Helianthus annuus cultivar XRQ/B chromosome 6, HanXRQr2.0-SUNRISE, whole genome shotgun sequence harbors:
- the LOC110884185 gene encoding zeatin O-xylosyltransferase, whose protein sequence is MDQNQDICVVMVPFIAQGHLNQLIHLSRLISAYNLPVHFVCAPSHTRQAKLRVHGWDPLSISNIHFHEFPIPAFPNHPPTPNATLRFPNHFMPSFNAIMHLREPFLKLLSDLSTKMKRVVIVHDYLMSSIIQDFVSVPNAEAYMFQACSAFTAFWFHWEETQALKLDDETESLRMKLPSLEGCFSNEFVELLNSEDTSFKKISSGTLYDTSKVFEDKYLELLKHEKVTSGTTKNWAIGPFNPVTISDHKNFSPESVKLFNWLDKQEPNSVIYVSFGTTVSLTDEEVKEIAFGLEESGQKFIWVVREADKADIFDGVDRRVELPEGYEERVESSEVGVVVRGWAPQLEILKHSSTGGFMSHCGWNSCMEGITMGVPIAAWPMHSDQPRNATLVREVLGTGIYAREWERRDEKVTAAMVSEAVRRLMASEEGCQVRKKAAELGVAVRQSVEEGGVMRKELDEFLGHITRQ, encoded by the coding sequence ATGGATCAAAATCAAGATATATGTGTTGTGATGGTGCCTTTTATAGCACAAGGCCATCTCAACCAGCTCATCCACCTCTCTCGCCTCATCTCCGCCTACAACCTCCCCGTCCACTTCGTATGCGCCCCCAGTCATACGCGCCAAGCCAAGCTTCGGGTCCATGGTTGGGACCCTCTCTCCATTTCCAACATCCATTTCCACGAGTTTCCGATACCCGCTTTCCCTAACCATCCACCCACCCCGAATGCCACCCTACGCTTCCCTAACCACTTCATGCCATCGTTCAATGCCATCATGCATCTACGGGAACCCTTCCTCAAACTATTATCCGATCTCTCGACCAAAATGAAACGCGTAGTGATCGTTCATGATTACTTGATGAGCTCCATCATTCAAGACTTTGTTTCGGTCCCTAACGCTGAAGCTTACATGTTTCAAGCTTGTTCTGCTTTTACTGCTTTTTGGTTCCATTGGGAGGAAACACAAGCGTTAAAGTTGGACGATGAAACCGAATCGTTGAGGATGAAACTCCCTTCGTTAGAAGGGTGTTTCAGCAACGAGTTTGTAGAGTTACTCAATTCAGAAGACACATCGTTCAAGAAAATCAGCTCGGGAACGCTTTACGACACAAGCAAAGTGTTTGAAGATAAGTACTTGGAGTTACTTAAGCACGAAAAAGTGACATCCGGTACTACCAAGAATTGGGCTATCGGTCCATTCAATCCGGTTACCATTAGCGATCACAAAAACTTCAGTCCCGAATCGGTCAAGTTATTCAACTGGCTTGATAAACAAGAACCAAATTCAGTGATTTATGTCTCGTTTGGTACCACGGTTTCACTAACGGATGAAGAAGTGAAAGAAATTGCTTTCGGGTTGGAGGAAAGCGGTCAGAAGTTTATATGGGTGGTGAGGGAGGCCGATAAAGCCGACATTTTTGACGGTGTTGATCGGAGAGTGGAGTTGCCGGAGGGTTATGAAGAGAGGGTGGAAAGCAGTGAGGTGGGTGTAGTGGTGAGGGGCTGGGCACCACAGCTTGAAATATTGAAACACTCATCTACAGGTGGGTTCATGAGTCACTGTGGTTGGAACTCATGCATGGAGGGGATCACAATGGGGGTTCCTATAGCTGCATGGCCCATGCATTCCGATCAACCAAGGAACGCTACTCTGGTAAGAGAGGTGCTTGGAACGGGGATATACGCGAGGGAGTGGGAGCGTAGAGACGAAAAGGTGACGGCAGCGATGGTTTCAGAAGCGGTTAGACGATTGATGGCATCGGAAGAAGGATGTCAAGTAAGAAAGAAGGCGGCAGAACTTGGCGTTGCGGTCAGGCAATCGGTGGAAGAAGGTGGCGTTATGCGCAAGGAACTGGATGAGTTTCTTGGTCATATCACCAGACAGTAA